Part of the Desulfobacterales bacterium genome is shown below.
TGCGAAGTTGAAACCCAGAATCAATGTGATCGGCGTCGTGCCCATTGTTGAGAACATGCCTTCGGGGAGCGCCTCGCGGCCGGGGGATATCATCAAAAGCTATTCGGGCAAAAGTATTGAAATCGGCAATACCGACGCCGAAGGCCGCCTGATCCTTGTGGATGCCATGGCGTACGTGTCCCGAAAATATAAACCCCAGACCCTCATCGATCTGGCCACCCTCACCGGCGCCTGTGTTGTGGCGCTGGGAGAAAAGATCGCCGGTGTTTTTTCAGAAGATGACGCGCTTGCCGAAGTGATTGTTGCGTCCGGGAAAAAGACCCACGAGCGCTGCTGGCGGATGCCGCTGCCGCAGGATTATAAAGAACAGCTCAAGAGCGATTTCGCAGATATCAGCAATATGGGGAGTACGCGCTGGGGCGGCGCTATTACCGCCGCGCTGTTCCTATCGGAGTTTGTCAAAGATATCCGCTGGGCCCATATCGACATCGCCGGGCCGGCCTATGCCAAAAAGGGGGATGCCTATTGTACTGCGGGGGGTACCGGATTCGGCGTGCGGCTGTTGTGTGATCTGATCGATAAGCTTTAACCGGAATCCTGAACACAAAAGGAGAAGGATCTATGACCAAATATACATTGATCGGGGTGCTTTCATGCGTGGGGGGCGGGTTATTGATCGGTTTTCAAATGTTATCGAGTATAATGGAGACCAAAACCGTCGGGCGGAGTTCAACCCTTGTGGATATCGTTGGCGAGCAGCATTTTGAATGGATGGGAAACGCCTCACTCGGGGGGCTTGAAAGAGTTGCCGAGTATATTGTAACCATGCCGTTGTTTATCTTGTTGTTCTGTATCGGCGGGCTGTTTTTTGTGTTGGATTATTTTCTGGGGCGAAGATAGTCCGCATGGATCTGCCCTTTGCACAGAAACGCTGGTGCGGCGCAGCCGGTGTCGACAAAGTCATTACACTCTCGGATCATCGCCAGGCGGAATTCGGCAATGCCTATGGCGTGCTGATCCCGGAACTGCGCCTGCTGGCCCGGGCGGTGTTTGTGGTGGATAAAAAGGGAGTGATTCAACACATTCAGCTCGTTCGGGAAATCGCCGAGGAGCCGGATTATGATGCCGTGCTGGAAGCTCTGAATAAACTGGTTTAAAAAAAATCCAAGTACCAAGTATCAAATTACAAGCAAATCTCAAATTCCAATTTTAATGAACTCGTAAAAAGTACTCCAATTGTCATGCCGGACTTGATTCGGCATCCAGAACCGTCTGAAATTCTTGGATTCCCGCCTTCGCGGGAATGACGAAAGAGGCGCATTTTCGACTTTTTACGAAGCCATCAATTTTCAATGACCAAAACTTTCCAGTTCGAAGCATTGTTCGGATTTTCGAATTTATGCCATTGGAATTTGAAATTTGGGATTTCAGCAAGTTATTGAAATTCCAGCAATGAAAATTCCCTTTGGAGTCGGATATTTACTCAGAGGATGGTCGCAAACTCTTTTCCGGCCCGGTAAACTTCGTCCAGATAATCAGGGTGCTTTAAAACATCCCCCTCAAAATCAAGCCCCCGGTAGAGGCACGATCGCCAGAGCTGCGCATCCAGCGTGTCCAAAAAATATTTTATCGACAGGAGTGAGCCATCAAAGAGTTTTTTCCCTTTGGTTGCACCCACTGAAATGAACAACCCTTTTCGGCTGGGTTGGCGTGCGCCAAAGGGAACTTTATCGATCCAGTATTTTTTGACCCACAGGGATTGGCATCGATCCATCAGGATCTTTGTATGGGCACTGACGGTGTAGAAAAAAAT
Proteins encoded:
- a CDS encoding flavodoxin family protein, with amino-acid sequence MPKITAVFGSPRRMGNTATLLRQAIKGARDAGAEVNEIVLRDLKMSPCLEIYGCKQSGQCAIQDDFQGVLKQLLASQGIILASPIFFYTVSAHTKILMDRCQSLWVKKYWIDKVPFGARQPSRKGLFISVGATKGKKLFDGSLLSIKYFLDTLDAQLWRSCLYRGLDFEGDVLKHPDYLDEVYRAGKEFATIL
- a CDS encoding redoxin family protein; the protein is MDLPFAQKRWCGAAGVDKVITLSDHRQAEFGNAYGVLIPELRLLARAVFVVDKKGVIQHIQLVREIAEEPDYDAVLEALNKLV